Proteins encoded within one genomic window of Tabrizicola piscis:
- the pth gene encoding aminoacyl-tRNA hydrolase, which yields MKLWVGLGNPGPKYAGNRHNIGFMALDRIAADHGFAPWRKAHHGLVTEGRLGAEKVVLLKPDTFMNLSGQAVQSAVTFWKLPLADVTVFHDELDLAPGKLRLKLGGGHAGHNGLRSIHGHLGDTYARVRLGIGHPGQKDAVAAYVLHDFAKADADWLEDLLRGISEGAPALAEGNEQKFMNAVALRTAPPRSSTGQEKSSQDKAGMPAPPAAPTVEEEDKRSPVQKLLDKFR from the coding sequence GTGAAACTCTGGGTTGGCCTTGGCAATCCCGGGCCGAAATACGCGGGCAACCGCCACAACATCGGCTTTATGGCGCTGGACCGGATCGCCGCCGACCATGGCTTTGCGCCATGGCGCAAGGCGCATCACGGGCTGGTCACCGAAGGTCGGCTGGGGGCTGAAAAGGTTGTGCTGCTCAAGCCCGATACCTTCATGAACCTGTCCGGTCAGGCAGTGCAATCGGCCGTGACCTTCTGGAAACTGCCGCTGGCCGATGTCACGGTGTTTCATGACGAACTGGATCTGGCCCCGGGCAAGCTGCGCCTGAAACTGGGCGGTGGCCATGCCGGTCACAACGGCCTGCGGTCGATCCACGGGCATCTGGGTGACACCTATGCCCGGGTCCGCCTTGGCATCGGCCACCCCGGCCAAAAGGATGCCGTCGCGGCCTACGTCCTGCACGACTTCGCCAAGGCTGATGCCGACTGGCTGGAGGACTTGCTGCGCGGAATATCCGAAGGTGCCCCGGCCCTTGCCGAGGGCAATGAGCAAAAATTCATGAACGCCGTCGCCTTGCGCACCGCCCCGCCCCGATCCTCGACCGGGCAGGAAAAGTCCAGCCAGGACAAGGCCGGGATGCCCGCGCCGCCCGCAGCACCGACCGTGGAGGAGGAGGACAAGCGCAGCCCGGTGCAAAAGCTTTTGGACAAGTTCCGATGA